DNA from Dokdonella koreensis DS-123:
CAACGCCAAGCCGCCGGCTACGCGGACCAACCGCTTGCGCCGTCGCCCCGCAAACGATCCTACGTTGGACCGCGCCCAGCAGGCGGATTCTCGAAAGGCGCTGCCTGTCGATGAGGGCGCCGGCAGCACAGCGTCTGCGTGCGGCCGGACCGGTGCGGTGATCGATCAGGCCGCCTCGTCGCGATCGTGGAGCCAGACGCGCAACTGCGCCAGGTCCACGCAAGCTCCGCGCAACGCAAGTCCCTGAAGATGGCGGGCCGGTACCGTCGGTTCGCCCAGGTCGCTCACGACGCTCAAGGCACCGGCGAAATCCTGCAGCCGCGTGTAGTCGTTGACCGTCACGACGGTGGCGATGCCGGTGGCACGCGAGGCCTGCAGCCCGGCCTGGGAATCCTCGACGGCGATGCACTGCCCGGGCGCCAGACCGAGCCGATCCAGCACATGAAAGTAGATGCCCGGGTCCGGCTTCTTGCGTTCGCTGTCCTCGGCGGCGCCGAGGACAGCGAACGCCTCGGCCGGACAGGCATCGCCCGCATGCTTCAGCAGCGCGAGGACATTGGCGCGGGTCGTGGTGGTCGCGATCGCCAACGCAACGCCGGCCTCGCGCGCCTGCGCGATCAGGCGCAGGACGCCCGGGCGCCAGGCGATGGCTCCGTGCTCGACCAGGTGCAGGTAGTGGTCGGTCTTGCGCTGGTGCAGCCGGCGCGCCAGCATCTCGCGTTCGGCCTGGGCCATCTGCGGCACGTGGGCGTCCATGAAGTGCAGCAGCCGCTCGCGGCCACCGGTTACGGCCAGCAGCTCGCCGTAGCCCGCCACGTCCCAGTGCCACGGCAACCCGGCGTCGGCGAACGCGCGGTTGAACGCGATGCGATGACCGTCGCGCTCGGTATCGGCCAGCGTACCGTCGACATCGAAGATCAGCGCACGCAGCGTACTGGGCATCATGGTCCGTCCGGCAAGAGGCGCCGGCGCAGCATGCCATATCCGTTCCGGCGGCCGGCGCAGGTGATCCTGCGCCGGCTCGCGCGTCCTGCGGCGCGGTCAGCCCTTCGGTTCGCCGCGGTACTTGCGCTGGTACTGCTGGTAGAGCCGGGACTGCTTGTTGGTCAGGTCGACCTCGCGACCGGCGACCCAGGCCCGCTCCACGGTGGAGCGGATGTCGAGGATGTCGCCGTCGGCGACGAACAGCGTCGCTTCCTTGCCGGCGTCGAGCGAGCCGAGGCGATCGGCAACGCCGAGGATCTGCGCCGGCCCGAGCGTGATCGCGTGCAGCGCCGCCTCGGCACCCAGGCCGTGCGCCGCGTAGCTCGCCGCCTGGTACGGCAGGTTGCGCTCGTTCATCGCCGACATGGCGTCACCGTCGTTGGCGATCGCCAGGCGCACGCCGGCGGCCGCCAGCTTGCCCGCTGCGGCGAAGACCGCGTCGTAGCCTTCCCAGCGCCGCAGCGGCAGGTTGTGCGAGGAGCCGAGGATCACCGGGACGTCCTGCGCCTTGAGAGCGGCGGCCAGCCGCCAGGCGTCACTGCCGCCGACGAGGACCAGCCGCAGCTTCTCGCGCGCCGCGAAGGCCAGCGCCTCGCGGATCTGCACGGCGTCGTTGGCCAGCACCAGCAGCGGCATGCGTCCCTCGATGACCGGCAGCATCGCCTCGTCGCGCAGGTCCGCCACGCTCACCGTGCCGGCCTGCTGCGCGGCCTGGTAGGCACGCGCATCGCGGATCGCCTGCTCGAGCGCGTCGCGCTTCTTCTGCACGCCCTCGCGGATGCGCTGCTTGCGCTCCTCGGGCAGCCAGTCCGGCACGCGCGCCGACGGCCAGGCGACGACCATGCCCAGCGAGGGCGCCACGGTCATCTGCTCGTAGGTCCAGCCATCGGCCTGCATCAGGGCCGCCTGGCCGGCGATCACGCCGTCGCTGCCGGCGCGCGGCATCACCAGGGCGCTCAGCACGCCGTTGGCGCGGGCGACCGGCCACAGTTCCGTGTCCGGATTGACGGCCACCTCGGCGCGGACTTCCGGCGTGCTGGCGCCTGCCTCGCTGTAGTCGTTGGTGGCGCGCACCGAGGACACCTCGGTGAGGCCGAGGATGCTGTTGGCGGCGATCAGGCCCGGATAGACGCGCTTGCCGGCCAGGTCGATCCGCCGTGCGCCGGCCGGCACGTCCACCTGCGGACCGAGCGCGGCGATCTTGCCGTCCCGGATCAGCAGCTGGCCGCCGGCGATGACGCCGTGGCTGATCGTGTGCAGATCCGCGCCGATCAGCACGATGGTCTCGGCCGGCGCCTCGGCGCCGGCTTGCGTGGACAAGGCTGCGGCCAGCGCGACGGAAGCGAAGAAACGGTTCATCAGTGTGCCTCCAGTCCGCTGCAAAGATGGATCGATTCCCCGTCGTGGTAGATCGGCCGGATGCGGTCGAGCGCGTGGATGTCGATCTCGTTCTCGGGTGGCACGGGCGCGGGCTCGCCGGCGGCATCCTTCTTGGGCACCTTGTCGCCCTTCTTCGCCAGGGCCTTCACCCGCTCCGGCAGGACCGCGGCGATCAGCCGCGTGCGCTCGGCTTCGATCCGCGCCTGCTCGGCACGGTCCTCGGTGCGGTCGAAGTAGCGGCGCCCGTCGATCCAGGTCTGTTCGGCATAGGCGAGCGTCGAGAGGGGGCTGTCGCTCCAGATGACGAAGTCCGCATCCTTGCCCGCCTCCAGCGAACCGACGCGGCCGTCGATGCGCAGCTGCCGGGCGGGATTGCGCGTGACCAGGTCGAGCGCCGCTGTCTCCGCCAGACCACCGTATTTGATCGCCTTCGCCGCCTCGGTGTTGAGGCGACGGGCCATCTCGCCGTCGTCGGAATTGAACGACACCACCACGTCCTGGGCCGCCATCAGTGCGCCGTTGTATGGAATCGCATCGACCACTTCCATCTTGTAGGCCCACCAGTCGCTGAAGGTGGATGCGCCGGCGCCGAGATCGGCGAGCACGTCCGCGACCTTGTAGCCTTCGAGGATGTGCTGGAACACCGGCACGAACTTCAGCCGCTGGGCGATGCGCGCGAAGGCGAGGATCTCGTCCTGGCGGTAGCTGTGAATGTGCACGATGCGTTCACCGGCCAGCACCTGGACCAGCGCCTCCAGCCGCAGGTCCCGCCGGACCGGCGCGCCGCCCTTCTCCCGCAGCCGCGCCGCGTAGCCGCGTGCCGCCAGGAACTGGTCGAGCATGATCTCCGGCACGCCCATCCGCGTCTGCGGGTAGCGCGAGGTGAATTCCGAGCCCCAGTTGGACTGCTTGACGTTCTCACCGAGCGCGAACTTGATCGTCGGCGTCACGCCGGCGAAGCGCAGTCCCGCCGCGTCGCTGCCCCAGCGCAGCTTGATGACCTGCGATTGCCCGCCGATCGGATTGGCCGAGCCGTGCAGCAGCTGGGCGGAGGTCACGCCGCCGCCCAGCTGGCGATAGATCGTGATGTCGGTCGGATCGAGCACGTCACCGATGCGTACCTCGCTGGTGACCGCATGCGACCCTTCGTTGACGCCACGCGCGATCGCGATGTGCGAGTGCGCATCGATGATGCCCGGCGAGACGTGCTTGCCGCGCCCGTCGATCTCGACCGCATCGGCAGGCGCCTTGAGCCCCTGCCCGACCGCCGCGATGCGGCCCTTCTCGACCAGCAGGTCCGCCTGCTCGAGCCGGCCCTGCGGCCCCTGCGTCCAGATCGTGGCGCCGCGGACGATCACCGCCCGCGGCTGCGCCGGCAGGCCGGCGCGGCCGAACTCGCCGGCCGGATAGCGCAATGCAGGTGCCGGCAGCGTCGGGCGCGGCTTGGCCGCATCAGCCGCACGCGGCGACGCCTGCGTGCGATGGCCGGTCACGACCGCTTCCCCGCCACCGGGCAGCGGCGCCCGTCCCTGCAGGCGGTCGCCATCGATCGTCGCGACCACCGTCACGCGCTCCTCGGAGCGCCCGAGCAGGCTGCCCGGCGGATAGAGCAGCATCTGGTCCTTGGCGACCGTCGCCGGAATCGTCGTCGCGCCGGCCTTGATCACCGGATCGCCAGTCTCGCCGGTGATCTCCAGCTGCGCCGGTCCCTGGGTGCCGGTCCAGGCGAGCGACCAGGTACCGCGTGTGTCGGTCGCGCCGGCGGCCACCTCGTAGCGCCGGCCGCCGACCCAGGTCTCGCGGACGCGCGCCTTGTCGGAACGGAACAGGTCGGCATCCGCAACGATGAAATCGGCGCGGCGGCCCGGTTCGAGCGTGCCGATGCGATCGTCCAGCCCGAGCATCTTCGCCGGATGCGTGGTCAGGGCCGCCAGCGCCGCGTCCTCGTCGAGTCCCTTCTCCACCGCCTTGCGCAGCGCCGGCCAGAACTCGTCCGGCTTCTTCAGGCTCCCGGCCGTCAGCGCGAACGTGACACCGGCCTCGGCCAGCACGCGCGCGTTGTAGGGCGCCCATTCCCAGTGCTCGAGCTCGGACAGCGAGACGTCCAGCGCCTGGTCCGGGTCCTCGACCACCGGGGCATCGTTGGTCTTGAGCGGCACGATCACCGGCACGCCGGCTGCCTTGAGTGCCGTCGCCATACGGTACTCGCGGCCGTTGCCGGCCAGGATCGGCCGCAGCTTGAACTCGTCGGCCAGGGCGAGTGCGCGCTGATAGTCCAGTTCGTCCTCGGTCGCGAAGATCACCGGCTGGCGTCCGGCCAGCGGCGCCGCCAGCGCATCGAGCGCGGCGTTGGCCTCGATGCGCTCGGCCTGCCGGTGCTTGTCCTGCCAGGCCGACCGCTGCTGCTGCCACTGCGCGTCGAGGAAGGTCTGGCGGATCAGCGCGATCGCGCCCATCAGCGACGTCGGGTAGTCGTCCGAACCGCGCGCCTGCTCGAAGGCGACCTGCTGGGCGGCATCGGCAGCGACCAGGATCTCGTTGGGGCGACCGCTGTCGGCCGTCGTCACCAGGGCCGCCTGACCGCGGAAAATGCCCTGTTTCGGCGTGGAGAGCACGCTGGTGAAGCCGTTGCCGCGCAATGCGGTGGCGCGTGAACCATCCGGCTTGAACGTATCGGCGACGCGGTGCTCGGCCTTGACGCGCCGGTTCCAGTGCCCCGCGCCCGCTGCCGCCTCTGCCGGAGCGGCCACGCGACCGGGCGCTTCCGTGCGGACCGGCGGCGGTGGCGGCTGGCCGTAGTCGCTGCCGGCGTCGACGAAGCCGGCGAATACGCTGCGACCGCCCAGATCGGTGACGGCGGTGCCCGCCGGTATGGAAACCTTGCGCCCCGCGGCGACGATGACGCCGTCGCGCACCAGCAAGGTACCGTCCTCGACGACCGTGCCGGGCCGGACCACCAGGCGCGCGTGCGTAAGCGCGATCGTTCGCGGTGTGCGGTCGGCGATGCCGGCGACCGGGACGGTGGCGACCTGTGCGCCGGCGCCTCCCGCCAGCAAGCCCAGAAGCAGCGACGATACGGTCAGGCGCAGCGCTCCGATCCGCGCGGATACGGTGTACTTCATCAGGCAATCCCCAACTGGCCGACCGCCATCATAGTCGGCGACGCGGCCTCGCACACCGGCAAAGGTCATGGCTGCCCGCGCGCGCGGGCCGCTACCGGCGGTGGCGCCCGGACCCGGCCACGCGGATCGGAGGCGATACGCCACGGCCGAGCACCCGGCTGTGGAAGCCGGCAGCCGCGGCGGCGGCGATCACATCGGGATGGCGCGGGACCGAGCGCCCGTCAGGCCGGAACGCCGGGCGCGACGGCCCCGCGCTTGCGCACGATCAGCATCGCCATCTCGAGCGCCTGCTCGTAGTTGAGGCGCGGGTCGACGGTGGACTTGTAGGCGCGTGCCAGGTCCGCTTCGGCGAGCGAACGGGCGCCGCCGAGGCACTCGGTGACGTTCTCGCCGGTCAGTTCGAGATGGACGCCGCCCAGGCGCGTACCGACGGCGGCGTGGATGTCGAACGCGCGGTCCAGCTCGCCGCGGATGTTCTCGAAGCGGCGGGTCTTGTAGCCGTTATCGAGCGACTCGGTATTGCCGTGCATCGGATCGCAGCACCACAGCACCTTGCGGCCCGCCGAGCGGACGGCCGACAGCAGCGGCGGCAGGACGGCCTCGATCTTGGCGACCCCCATGCGATGGATCAGGGTCAGCCGGCCCGGTTCGTTGGCCGGATCCAGCACGTCGATCAGGCGCAGCAACTGATCCGGCG
Protein-coding regions in this window:
- a CDS encoding HAD-IA family hydrolase codes for the protein MMPSTLRALIFDVDGTLADTERDGHRIAFNRAFADAGLPWHWDVAGYGELLAVTGGRERLLHFMDAHVPQMAQAEREMLARRLHQRKTDHYLHLVEHGAIAWRPGVLRLIAQAREAGVALAIATTTTRANVLALLKHAGDACPAEAFAVLGAAEDSERKKPDPGIYFHVLDRLGLAPGQCIAVEDSQAGLQASRATGIATVVTVNDYTRLQDFAGALSVVSDLGEPTVPARHLQGLALRGACVDLAQLRVWLHDRDEAA
- a CDS encoding amidohydrolase family protein, giving the protein MNRFFASVALAAALSTQAGAEAPAETIVLIGADLHTISHGVIAGGQLLIRDGKIAALGPQVDVPAGARRIDLAGKRVYPGLIAANSILGLTEVSSVRATNDYSEAGASTPEVRAEVAVNPDTELWPVARANGVLSALVMPRAGSDGVIAGQAALMQADGWTYEQMTVAPSLGMVVAWPSARVPDWLPEERKQRIREGVQKKRDALEQAIRDARAYQAAQQAGTVSVADLRDEAMLPVIEGRMPLLVLANDAVQIREALAFAAREKLRLVLVGGSDAWRLAAALKAQDVPVILGSSHNLPLRRWEGYDAVFAAAGKLAAAGVRLAIANDGDAMSAMNERNLPYQAASYAAHGLGAEAALHAITLGPAQILGVADRLGSLDAGKEATLFVADGDILDIRSTVERAWVAGREVDLTNKQSRLYQQYQRKYRGEPKG
- a CDS encoding amidohydrolase family protein, whose product is MKYTVSARIGALRLTVSSLLLGLLAGGAGAQVATVPVAGIADRTPRTIALTHARLVVRPGTVVEDGTLLVRDGVIVAAGRKVSIPAGTAVTDLGGRSVFAGFVDAGSDYGQPPPPPVRTEAPGRVAAPAEAAAGAGHWNRRVKAEHRVADTFKPDGSRATALRGNGFTSVLSTPKQGIFRGQAALVTTADSGRPNEILVAADAAQQVAFEQARGSDDYPTSLMGAIALIRQTFLDAQWQQQRSAWQDKHRQAERIEANAALDALAAPLAGRQPVIFATEDELDYQRALALADEFKLRPILAGNGREYRMATALKAAGVPVIVPLKTNDAPVVEDPDQALDVSLSELEHWEWAPYNARVLAEAGVTFALTAGSLKKPDEFWPALRKAVEKGLDEDAALAALTTHPAKMLGLDDRIGTLEPGRRADFIVADADLFRSDKARVRETWVGGRRYEVAAGATDTRGTWSLAWTGTQGPAQLEITGETGDPVIKAGATTIPATVAKDQMLLYPPGSLLGRSEERVTVVATIDGDRLQGRAPLPGGGEAVVTGHRTQASPRAADAAKPRPTLPAPALRYPAGEFGRAGLPAQPRAVIVRGATIWTQGPQGRLEQADLLVEKGRIAAVGQGLKAPADAVEIDGRGKHVSPGIIDAHSHIAIARGVNEGSHAVTSEVRIGDVLDPTDITIYRQLGGGVTSAQLLHGSANPIGGQSQVIKLRWGSDAAGLRFAGVTPTIKFALGENVKQSNWGSEFTSRYPQTRMGVPEIMLDQFLAARGYAARLREKGGAPVRRDLRLEALVQVLAGERIVHIHSYRQDEILAFARIAQRLKFVPVFQHILEGYKVADVLADLGAGASTFSDWWAYKMEVVDAIPYNGALMAAQDVVVSFNSDDGEMARRLNTEAAKAIKYGGLAETAALDLVTRNPARQLRIDGRVGSLEAGKDADFVIWSDSPLSTLAYAEQTWIDGRRYFDRTEDRAEQARIEAERTRLIAAVLPERVKALAKKGDKVPKKDAAGEPAPVPPENEIDIHALDRIRPIYHDGESIHLCSGLEAH